One genomic window of Streptomyces sp. NBC_01498 includes the following:
- a CDS encoding DUF262 domain-containing protein, whose amino-acid sequence MASGHGSTSLQLNLLGIGEILRNNRLVVPQFQRSYCWKVDQEVRDYWTDLSRAIETGADEDYFLGTIVLTQDGPDDRKKIIDGQQRLVTSSLLIAAIRETLEGLGHTQARRIEDDFLASQAWDAEDTEPHLKLNEEDHPPYHGIVTRSGLPLAAPKRNDSDIFKAYRYFCARLKELASLHGESATNELKKWVKYIQHRAQLAVVETPSEADAYVIFETLNNRGADLTTADLLKNHLFGAAKMHLDSVRNNWHKSIGALSLATADDKFTKFLRHYWSSREGKVTERDLYAKMRKEVVQSQDALSFSQQLLTGARIYAALSDPNHELWLDKCPGRKPALNTLVLFNLVPNKILLLAAVEHLPAGQIEKLLKALISWSVRGMVMGTINRGRYEDVYSQIAVDIRKGTIANISEIRARVNELIASDIDFKAQFALHTVGRNEANKNARYFLGALERTHKNEAEPEFIPNDNPAEVNLEHVYPQSAVVGDWSEFIAVSGTQEDADKWIYRIGNMVLLQASVNSHIGNKPFKNKAEVFKASQFALTKMVGECPAWTPEAIQSRQEILAGLAVRTWPR is encoded by the coding sequence ATGGCATCGGGTCACGGCAGCACCTCTCTCCAGCTCAACCTCCTCGGCATTGGGGAGATCCTCCGCAACAACCGGCTAGTAGTCCCTCAGTTCCAGCGCTCGTACTGCTGGAAGGTGGACCAGGAGGTGCGGGACTACTGGACCGACCTGAGCCGCGCGATCGAGACGGGGGCCGATGAGGACTACTTCCTCGGGACCATCGTCCTGACGCAGGATGGACCTGACGACCGTAAAAAGATCATCGATGGGCAGCAGCGCCTCGTCACCTCTTCTTTGTTGATTGCAGCCATCCGGGAGACCCTGGAGGGCCTCGGCCACACCCAGGCTCGACGGATCGAGGACGACTTCCTGGCCAGCCAGGCATGGGATGCCGAAGATACGGAGCCGCATCTCAAGCTCAACGAGGAAGATCATCCCCCGTACCACGGGATCGTCACCAGGAGTGGGTTGCCGCTCGCGGCCCCAAAGCGTAACGACTCCGACATCTTCAAGGCGTACCGCTACTTCTGCGCGCGGCTCAAGGAGCTCGCCAGTTTGCACGGCGAGTCGGCCACGAATGAGCTCAAGAAGTGGGTCAAGTACATCCAGCACCGGGCCCAGCTCGCTGTCGTAGAGACCCCCTCCGAGGCCGATGCGTACGTAATCTTCGAGACGCTCAACAACCGGGGCGCCGACCTGACGACGGCGGACCTTCTGAAGAACCATCTCTTCGGGGCAGCCAAGATGCATCTGGACTCGGTGCGGAACAACTGGCACAAGAGCATCGGCGCCCTGTCATTGGCTACCGCCGACGACAAGTTCACCAAGTTCCTGCGCCACTACTGGAGTTCACGGGAAGGAAAGGTCACCGAACGCGACCTGTACGCCAAGATGCGGAAGGAGGTGGTCCAGAGCCAGGACGCTCTGTCGTTCTCCCAACAGCTTCTGACAGGTGCCCGCATCTACGCCGCGCTGTCCGACCCGAACCACGAGCTCTGGCTCGACAAGTGCCCTGGTCGAAAGCCGGCCCTCAACACTCTGGTGCTGTTCAATCTAGTCCCGAACAAGATTCTCCTCCTCGCCGCAGTCGAGCACCTCCCAGCTGGCCAGATCGAGAAGTTGCTCAAGGCTCTGATCAGCTGGTCCGTACGCGGCATGGTCATGGGAACAATCAACCGAGGGCGCTATGAGGACGTCTACTCCCAGATCGCGGTAGATATCCGTAAGGGGACCATCGCGAACATCTCCGAGATCCGCGCCCGCGTGAACGAACTCATTGCTTCCGACATCGACTTCAAAGCTCAGTTTGCCCTGCATACCGTCGGACGCAATGAAGCGAACAAGAACGCCCGGTACTTCCTGGGTGCGCTGGAGAGAACGCACAAAAACGAGGCCGAGCCCGAGTTCATCCCGAACGACAACCCGGCTGAGGTCAATCTCGAACACGTGTACCCTCAGAGCGCGGTCGTCGGCGATTGGTCGGAGTTCATCGCAGTAAGTGGAACTCAGGAGGATGCGGACAAGTGGATCTACCGCATCGGCAACATGGTCCTTCTGCAGGCCAGCGTTAATTCACATATCGGAAATAAGCCATTCAAGAATAAAGCCGAGGTGTTTAAAGCCTCTCAGTTTGCGCTGACGAAGATGGTCGGCGAGTGTCCCGCGTGGACGCCGGAAGCTATCCAGTCCAGGCAGGAAATACTGGCTGGCCTAGCAGTCCGAACCTGGCCACGTTAA
- a CDS encoding tyrosine-type recombinase/integrase, translating into MAQLRPQDAMVEAMVRGWRAQQAARGLREDTVTARERLVRRFLEYTNEYPWAWAPGHVDEWSLWLTSERHLAPSTIRRYQGSLRLFSEFLIDGRYGWSVACEEAFGTHPVAICHEWNTIAHLNDYEGRPEARPFTREEIQRFLDYADDQVERAVRAKRKGALAAYRDATLFKVIYGWGLRRTETSKLDVVDFGRNAKAPQFGRYGTLNVRYGKAKKGQPPRRRNVLSVMDWAVDAVADYVENIRPRFGCEDHPALWVTERGGRVKPAEINARFVAYRDALKLPKALTVHSARHSYVTHLTEDGVDRRFLQQQVGHENDSSTAIYTHVSDDFMNTVLHRALAPALASFPANKDR; encoded by the coding sequence GTGGCCCAGCTGCGTCCGCAGGACGCGATGGTCGAAGCGATGGTGCGGGGCTGGAGGGCCCAACAAGCCGCTCGCGGGCTCCGCGAGGACACCGTCACCGCCCGGGAACGACTCGTACGCCGGTTCCTGGAGTACACCAACGAGTACCCGTGGGCCTGGGCTCCTGGCCATGTGGACGAGTGGTCACTGTGGCTGACCAGCGAGAGGCACCTCGCGCCGTCCACGATCCGCAGGTATCAGGGCAGTCTGCGCCTGTTCAGCGAGTTCTTGATCGACGGTCGTTACGGCTGGTCGGTGGCCTGCGAGGAAGCCTTCGGGACTCACCCGGTGGCCATCTGCCACGAGTGGAACACCATCGCCCACCTCAATGACTACGAGGGGCGCCCCGAGGCGAGGCCGTTCACCCGCGAGGAGATCCAGCGCTTCCTCGACTACGCCGACGACCAGGTCGAACGGGCGGTCCGGGCCAAGCGCAAGGGAGCCCTCGCCGCCTACCGCGACGCCACCCTCTTCAAGGTCATCTACGGGTGGGGTCTGCGCCGGACTGAGACATCAAAGCTGGATGTGGTGGACTTCGGGCGGAACGCGAAGGCTCCGCAGTTCGGGCGGTACGGCACACTCAACGTCCGCTACGGCAAAGCGAAGAAGGGGCAGCCGCCGCGTCGTCGGAACGTATTGTCGGTGATGGACTGGGCGGTGGACGCGGTCGCCGACTATGTGGAGAACATACGGCCGCGGTTCGGCTGCGAGGATCACCCGGCCTTGTGGGTGACCGAGCGGGGCGGCCGGGTCAAGCCGGCCGAGATCAACGCCCGGTTCGTCGCCTACCGCGACGCGCTGAAGCTCCCGAAGGCGCTGACGGTCCACTCCGCTCGCCATTCTTACGTCACCCACCTCACGGAGGACGGGGTTGACCGGCGGTTTCTGCAGCAGCAAGTCGGTCACGAGAATGACAGCTCCACCGCTATTTACACCCACGTCAGCGACGACTTCATGAACACCGTGCTCCACAGGGCACTTGCGCCCGCGCTTGCCTCGTTCCCCGCAAACAAGGACCGCTGA
- a CDS encoding DEAD/DEAH box helicase family protein, whose protein sequence is MESDYRSDRSHLVEDFYLPALAASTTYDRAVGYFAASVIATLGQGVDDFTERGGTMRIIASPYLEPADIKDIEEGYELREVLHRAALRDLEQAVEDQRAARGLGKLGRLVAEGRVDFKLAYVEERGRVGMYHEKIGVFRDGHDIVAFKGSANETRSGLIGNFEAIEVYRSWDPRDTDRAARISKDFEDLWHDRTPTLRVVSFTEAAKVVVERSAMATAGRYELDDLPTSGVPIVTSPQSPAGALVIPQSLAVRDYQKEAVQNWFRNHGRGILRMATGTGKTLTALSAAAQLGSFLRKNDDNASLLVIVVAPFQHLVDQWAKDIEWFGVTPLRAYESSTKWSPRAHALLQNLGLGGMSGGVIVTTNATFGGDTFQNLLDAYRGQLLVIADEAHNLGARHLRTQLPEKAQYRLGLSATPERWFDDEGTDALTHYFGKIVFEMGIGEAIGRGALCRYTYTPVLVELDDEEAELYAETSAKIARLIASGTDLRETADRDSPLGRLLKKRADIIGHARGKLQVLRTELEKRRETSHQLIYCAEGKHPLLYEQGIEGPRQIDQVMDMVGNEIHLAAARYTSETKRPARQDILRRFEGNELQIISSMRCLDEGVDVPASRTAYLMASSSNPRQFIQRRGRVLRKAPGKDRADIIDFVVVPPAGGDAIQYETERSLLRREFARVEEFAYLAENEAVTLDVLRPVRERYGLFDT, encoded by the coding sequence ATGGAGTCTGACTACAGAAGCGATCGCAGTCACCTGGTCGAAGATTTCTATCTGCCCGCTCTCGCGGCCTCCACCACGTACGACCGGGCCGTGGGCTACTTCGCAGCCTCAGTGATTGCCACGCTCGGCCAGGGCGTCGACGACTTCACCGAGCGCGGCGGCACCATGCGAATCATTGCGTCTCCTTACCTTGAGCCGGCGGACATCAAGGACATCGAAGAGGGGTACGAGCTGCGCGAAGTCCTTCACCGAGCCGCTCTGCGCGACCTTGAGCAGGCGGTGGAAGACCAGCGTGCTGCGCGAGGACTCGGCAAGCTTGGGCGTCTGGTCGCCGAGGGGCGGGTCGATTTCAAGCTGGCGTATGTCGAAGAGCGTGGTCGTGTTGGGATGTACCACGAGAAGATCGGTGTCTTCCGGGACGGTCACGACATCGTCGCCTTCAAGGGGAGCGCGAACGAGACCCGATCAGGCCTCATCGGCAACTTCGAAGCAATCGAGGTATACCGCAGCTGGGATCCTCGGGACACCGATCGTGCTGCGCGGATAAGTAAAGACTTCGAAGACCTGTGGCACGACCGGACTCCGACGCTGCGCGTCGTGTCGTTCACCGAGGCAGCCAAGGTGGTTGTCGAGCGCAGTGCAATGGCGACAGCTGGTCGCTACGAGCTGGACGATCTTCCGACTAGCGGGGTGCCCATCGTGACGTCTCCGCAATCGCCGGCCGGAGCGCTCGTGATCCCGCAGAGCCTGGCAGTGCGCGATTACCAGAAAGAAGCTGTGCAGAACTGGTTCCGCAATCATGGTCGCGGCATCTTGCGCATGGCCACTGGCACAGGGAAGACCCTGACCGCTCTCTCTGCAGCAGCTCAACTCGGATCGTTCTTGCGTAAGAACGATGACAACGCTTCGCTGCTCGTCATCGTCGTGGCCCCGTTCCAGCACCTGGTCGATCAGTGGGCCAAGGACATCGAATGGTTCGGTGTGACCCCGCTTCGCGCGTACGAGTCGTCCACCAAGTGGTCCCCACGTGCCCATGCTCTCCTGCAGAACCTTGGTCTGGGAGGTATGAGCGGCGGAGTCATTGTGACCACCAACGCCACCTTCGGCGGCGACACTTTCCAGAACTTGCTTGATGCTTACAGGGGCCAACTTCTCGTTATCGCGGACGAGGCACACAATCTCGGCGCTCGGCATCTTCGCACTCAGCTGCCCGAGAAGGCCCAGTACCGACTCGGCCTGTCAGCGACGCCGGAACGCTGGTTCGACGATGAGGGAACCGACGCCCTCACTCACTACTTCGGCAAGATCGTCTTCGAGATGGGCATTGGAGAGGCCATCGGTCGCGGAGCTCTGTGTCGCTACACCTATACGCCTGTTCTTGTAGAGCTGGACGACGAAGAAGCCGAACTCTATGCCGAGACCAGCGCAAAGATCGCCCGACTTATCGCGTCCGGTACGGATTTGAGGGAGACGGCCGACCGAGATAGCCCGCTCGGCCGGCTCCTGAAGAAGCGTGCGGACATTATTGGCCACGCCCGGGGCAAGCTGCAGGTCCTGCGTACGGAGCTTGAGAAGCGCCGGGAGACCAGCCATCAGTTGATCTACTGTGCGGAGGGCAAGCACCCGCTCCTCTACGAGCAGGGCATCGAAGGGCCGCGTCAGATCGACCAGGTGATGGACATGGTGGGCAACGAAATTCATTTGGCTGCCGCCCGCTATACCTCCGAAACGAAACGACCCGCGCGGCAGGACATTCTGCGCCGCTTTGAAGGCAACGAGCTACAAATCATCTCGTCCATGCGCTGCCTGGATGAGGGTGTGGACGTGCCCGCGTCGCGCACCGCTTACCTCATGGCGAGTTCGTCCAATCCCCGCCAGTTCATCCAGCGCCGCGGCCGTGTACTACGGAAGGCACCTGGGAAGGACCGGGCGGACATCATCGACTTTGTCGTCGTACCGCCTGCGGGAGGCGACGCGATTCAGTACGAGACCGAGCGCAGCTTGCTCCGCCGTGAGTTCGCTCGCGTCGAAGAGTTCGCCTACCTCGCCGAGAACGAAGCGGTCACCCTCGACGTCCTACGACCTGTACGCGAGCGCTACGGCCTGTTCGACACCTAA
- a CDS encoding IS5 family transposase has product MPVGNGRCGRWQDHRQVIDGILHRVRTGVQWRDLPERFGPWKTVYERHRLWSGDGTWERLLQQVQAAADAAGEIDWDISVDSTVVRAHQHAAGARTDPASRARLKGGRRSRTPGRNRVAESVRPPGGGGAGGEGLGRSRGGFTTKLHLSADGYCRPLSLIVTPGQRGDCTQFKVVLEKIRVPKPGPGRPRRKPESVAADKAYSNRPCREYLRRRGIRHTIPEKTDSQAARLRKGSRGGRPPGFDEERYKKRNTVERAINLLKQHRAVATRYDKRRYVYLGTATAAALTIWLRT; this is encoded by the coding sequence CTGCCGGTCGGCAACGGGCGTTGTGGCAGGTGGCAGGATCATCGGCAGGTGATCGACGGGATTCTGCACCGGGTCCGGACCGGTGTTCAGTGGCGTGACCTGCCCGAACGGTTCGGCCCGTGGAAGACCGTCTACGAACGGCACCGGCTGTGGTCGGGTGACGGGACGTGGGAGCGTCTGCTCCAGCAGGTCCAGGCCGCCGCCGATGCGGCGGGTGAGATCGACTGGGACATCTCGGTCGACTCCACCGTCGTGCGGGCGCATCAGCACGCGGCCGGCGCCCGCACCGACCCCGCCTCCCGCGCCCGCCTCAAAGGGGGGCGAAGGTCCAGAACACCAGGGCGAAACCGCGTGGCAGAGTCTGTACGCCCGCCTGGTGGAGGTGGTGCGGGAGGTGAGGGCCTGGGGCGCTCCCGCGGCGGGTTCACCACCAAGCTCCACCTGAGCGCGGACGGTTACTGCCGCCCGCTGTCCCTGATCGTCACCCCAGGTCAGCGGGGAGACTGCACCCAGTTCAAGGTGGTCCTGGAGAAGATCCGCGTCCCGAAGCCCGGCCCGGGAAGGCCCCGCAGGAAGCCGGAAAGCGTCGCGGCCGACAAGGCGTACAGCAACAGGCCGTGCCGCGAGTACCTGCGGCGCCGGGGCATCCGGCACACGATCCCGGAGAAGACCGACAGCCAGGCCGCCCGCCTACGCAAAGGGTCACGCGGCGGACGGCCACCGGGCTTCGACGAAGAGCGGTACAAGAAACGCAACACCGTCGAACGGGCCATCAACCTGCTGAAGCAGCACCGGGCAGTAGCCACTCGCTACGACAAACGCCGTTACGTCTACCTCGGCACCGCAACCGCCGCCGCCCTCACCATCTGGCTCCGAACATGA
- a CDS encoding AAA family ATPase, with product MKLLKLTLRDFRAFYGEQVLDLSVREDKPAVLIFGNNGAGKTTLLNAFGWVLYDTFSDDVEQQHRLIHDKKWEETPFGEEATTWVRLDFEHEGIRFSVSRSVTVNKQTDEQQKVSPSLTVTEVGPDGEAKSVPNGQDRIEKILPKGLRQFFFFNGERMEKMFSGDDNNENEGVKKAIKTLLNLEAIERAIDDLPKASRQLARAIDSKGDTRLKQLTDRQEELAGQAKVEEEDKLRHSAAISAFQKEIESIGRALRQNEQAEPLQKERERLTRRINQEKERLADHKSRKRELLSKHGFLALTGGLDDKVVELADRMRERRQLPAGIQRSFIEDILEEQLCMCGRTVEEGTPEYEEITKRKYNAGLEDVQHRWMHVSGEMRSMSDKRQELLDQFTLNASDIQNADAAISQLEAERSDVDRQLDGVNIQDVKRLVERRKEYGEKETEARVAHRESENRMALIEQELASVARQYKSAVAKNEESRRIQTQVGLVESVRNALIEILAIKTEEVRDQLDKKVKEVFSRIFIKSYIPELNDSFELELRAPSGVAIRSTGENQILGLSFVGAVSEVARSINARKSHADEATIESSGSGVYPVVMDAPFGSLDLTYQEEISKALPALTSQIVTLLSQSQARGHVMENLQHAANRMYVLRTFTPNRAAEEETMEINNRAVPYVSYGEFEHTVLEEVTV from the coding sequence GTGAAGCTGCTCAAGCTGACCCTCAGGGACTTCCGCGCCTTCTACGGTGAGCAGGTCCTCGACCTCTCTGTCAGAGAGGACAAGCCGGCCGTTCTCATCTTCGGTAACAACGGCGCGGGCAAGACCACGTTGCTCAACGCATTCGGATGGGTGCTGTACGACACCTTCTCGGACGACGTCGAACAGCAACACCGGCTGATCCATGACAAGAAGTGGGAAGAGACCCCCTTTGGGGAGGAAGCGACGACCTGGGTCCGACTCGACTTCGAGCACGAGGGCATCCGCTTCTCCGTGAGTCGGAGCGTTACCGTCAACAAGCAGACGGACGAACAGCAGAAGGTTAGCCCGTCTCTGACAGTCACCGAGGTCGGGCCCGACGGCGAAGCCAAGTCTGTGCCGAATGGCCAGGACCGGATCGAGAAGATCCTTCCCAAGGGGCTGCGGCAGTTCTTCTTCTTCAACGGCGAGCGCATGGAGAAAATGTTCTCCGGCGACGATAACAACGAAAACGAAGGGGTCAAGAAGGCCATCAAGACGCTCCTCAATTTGGAGGCCATTGAGCGGGCCATCGACGATCTCCCCAAGGCTTCTCGTCAGCTTGCCCGTGCGATCGACTCCAAGGGCGATACTCGGCTGAAACAGCTCACGGATCGCCAGGAGGAACTGGCGGGACAGGCGAAGGTGGAGGAAGAGGATAAGCTCCGCCATTCCGCAGCAATCAGTGCCTTTCAGAAGGAAATTGAGTCGATTGGCCGCGCTCTGCGTCAAAACGAGCAGGCCGAGCCGCTACAGAAAGAGCGTGAGCGACTCACTCGCCGTATCAACCAGGAGAAGGAACGCCTTGCGGACCATAAGAGCCGCAAGCGTGAACTGCTTTCCAAACATGGTTTCCTGGCCCTCACCGGCGGGCTCGACGACAAGGTCGTCGAACTTGCGGACCGCATGCGTGAGCGCAGGCAGCTGCCAGCCGGCATCCAACGCAGCTTCATTGAGGACATTCTCGAAGAACAGCTGTGCATGTGTGGCCGCACCGTTGAGGAGGGGACTCCTGAGTACGAGGAGATCACCAAGCGGAAGTACAACGCTGGTCTTGAGGATGTACAGCATCGTTGGATGCACGTCAGCGGCGAGATGCGCAGCATGAGCGACAAGCGACAGGAACTCCTAGACCAATTTACCCTGAACGCTTCTGACATTCAGAACGCGGACGCTGCCATCAGCCAGCTGGAAGCGGAGCGGTCAGACGTGGACCGTCAGCTGGACGGCGTGAACATTCAGGACGTGAAACGCCTGGTCGAGCGCCGCAAGGAGTATGGCGAGAAGGAGACCGAGGCCCGTGTTGCGCACAGGGAATCCGAGAACCGTATGGCCTTGATCGAGCAGGAATTGGCGAGCGTTGCTCGCCAATACAAGTCTGCGGTGGCCAAGAATGAGGAGTCTCGCAGGATTCAGACTCAGGTCGGTTTGGTCGAGTCGGTTCGAAACGCGCTGATCGAGATTCTGGCGATCAAGACAGAAGAGGTCCGGGATCAGCTCGACAAGAAGGTTAAGGAAGTCTTCTCCCGTATCTTCATCAAGAGTTACATCCCCGAACTCAATGATTCCTTCGAGTTGGAGTTGCGCGCGCCGAGCGGTGTGGCCATCCGCTCCACCGGCGAGAACCAGATTCTCGGGCTGAGTTTCGTAGGAGCCGTTTCCGAAGTGGCCCGGAGTATCAATGCCCGAAAGAGTCATGCAGATGAGGCGACGATTGAAAGCAGTGGAAGTGGCGTCTACCCAGTTGTGATGGATGCACCCTTCGGGAGCCTTGATCTCACCTATCAGGAAGAGATCTCGAAGGCGCTTCCGGCCTTGACGTCGCAGATCGTTACTCTGCTGTCGCAGTCACAGGCTCGTGGCCACGTCATGGAGAACCTACAGCATGCGGCCAACCGGATGTATGTGCTGCGAACCTTCACGCCGAACAGGGCGGCTGAAGAAGAGACCATGGAGATTAACAACCGTGCAGTGCCGTACGTTTCCTACGGCGAATTCGAGCACACTGTCCTGGAGGAGGTGACCGTCTGA
- a CDS encoding DNA phosphorothioation-associated protein 4, which yields MATTDRFRRPHSYEPLLEKLADKKTGPFATMVEAMMFAAVLGRRKGERVAFEKSDEPIRLALMEGRLYGDVLLDMLAAVEHEDDPKILGNDRQDERVLIFEEYANGGLAHLQTLISRQPHQDLEVIISNLVLEGLRNSPEEKKDDVGEILASASLDW from the coding sequence ATGGCTACCACGGATCGTTTCCGCCGCCCGCACTCCTACGAACCCCTGCTGGAAAAGCTCGCAGACAAGAAGACCGGACCATTCGCGACCATGGTCGAAGCGATGATGTTCGCCGCAGTGCTTGGGCGCCGCAAGGGTGAGCGCGTCGCGTTCGAGAAGTCCGACGAACCGATTCGTCTGGCACTGATGGAGGGCCGACTCTACGGTGACGTCCTTCTCGACATGCTCGCAGCAGTAGAGCATGAGGACGACCCAAAGATCCTCGGGAATGACCGGCAGGATGAGCGAGTCCTGATCTTCGAGGAGTATGCGAACGGTGGCCTTGCGCACCTACAGACGCTGATAAGCCGTCAGCCGCACCAGGATCTCGAGGTCATCATTTCTAACTTGGTCCTCGAGGGGCTCCGGAACTCTCCAGAGGAGAAGAAGGACGACGTCGGCGAGATCTTGGCCAGCGCCTCCCTAGACTGGTAA
- the dndE gene encoding DNA sulfur modification protein DndE — MSLENIRLATPSKDRLSRLKHTTGITQWNVLCRWALALSLADASTPLVKEVVTDSNVEMSWKTFAGQHGDLYLALLKQRCVADGLEPTDENVSKTLTVHLARGIGYLGAHKEMTTVEGLIGSVAAA; from the coding sequence ATGTCGCTTGAGAACATCCGCCTCGCTACCCCGAGCAAGGACCGTCTATCGCGCCTCAAGCACACCACCGGCATCACCCAGTGGAACGTCCTGTGCCGCTGGGCCCTCGCCCTCTCCCTGGCAGATGCCTCCACCCCGCTGGTCAAGGAAGTCGTCACCGACTCCAACGTCGAGATGTCCTGGAAGACCTTCGCCGGCCAGCACGGGGACCTCTACCTCGCGCTGCTGAAGCAACGCTGCGTCGCTGACGGACTGGAGCCGACGGACGAGAACGTCTCCAAGACCCTCACGGTCCACCTTGCTCGGGGGATCGGGTATCTCGGTGCGCACAAGGAGATGACGACGGTCGAGGGGCTGATCGGTTCCGTCGCAGCTGCCTAA
- a CDS encoding tyrosine-type recombinase/integrase: MGGPFGTWRRVAEEGGSGRSRFRGGLAWTVRTPSPLASRATRRRVSASIPRRGALPLSVWVQGWLERRVIGESTRRNYEGFVRNHLVPHLGNKPLAGLARRHFEKFAKDIHGSGAGLAAATVNARMVMVAAVLEAAVVDKRIPDNPARGIRVTRRDASAVDEDEIPTPAEVDLIAAHIAPQYRPTVYLQSGTGQRPGEALAFSTECRRPGSVRIRWQVSSKANREDCRTAFVPPKNRVEGEYRDVPAAPFIEQEIDSHLARWKPLPVAFIGRKGKRRCLEVFFAPRQRGKGVMPTASTYGYHFKKACASVGLLDVDGTAKYTPHSLRHFFASTALANGVPIHEVSRWLGHRSVKTTIDIYGNSQELHQAGEKL, encoded by the coding sequence ATGGGTGGACCGTTCGGTACCTGGAGGCGGGTGGCCGAAGAGGGCGGCAGCGGGAGAAGTCGTTTCCGCGGAGGATTGGCCTGGACGGTGCGGACGCCTTCGCCGCTGGCGTCGAGAGCGACAAGAAGGCGCGTATCGGCTTCGATCCCGCGGCGCGGTGCCCTTCCCCTGTCGGTATGGGTCCAGGGGTGGCTTGAGCGGCGAGTCATCGGGGAGTCGACCCGCCGCAACTACGAAGGGTTCGTCCGCAACCATCTCGTGCCACACCTGGGGAACAAGCCCCTGGCAGGGCTGGCACGACGGCACTTTGAGAAGTTCGCCAAGGACATCCACGGATCCGGTGCGGGGCTGGCTGCTGCCACGGTCAATGCCCGCATGGTGATGGTGGCCGCCGTGCTGGAGGCGGCCGTCGTCGACAAACGCATCCCGGACAATCCCGCGCGGGGCATCAGGGTGACTCGGCGGGATGCGTCGGCAGTGGACGAGGACGAAATCCCGACTCCGGCCGAGGTCGACCTCATCGCAGCGCACATCGCGCCGCAGTACCGGCCCACCGTCTACCTTCAGTCCGGAACCGGCCAACGGCCCGGCGAGGCTCTGGCCTTCTCAACCGAATGCCGACGGCCCGGCTCCGTCAGAATCCGTTGGCAGGTCAGCTCAAAGGCCAACCGAGAGGACTGCCGGACGGCCTTCGTTCCCCCGAAGAACCGAGTGGAGGGCGAGTATCGCGACGTTCCGGCTGCCCCTTTCATCGAGCAGGAGATTGACTCTCACCTCGCGAGGTGGAAGCCGCTGCCCGTGGCCTTCATCGGGCGGAAGGGTAAACGGCGGTGCCTTGAGGTCTTCTTCGCGCCGCGTCAGCGTGGCAAGGGTGTGATGCCGACCGCCTCCACCTACGGCTACCACTTCAAGAAGGCGTGCGCGTCGGTCGGCCTGCTCGATGTGGACGGCACGGCGAAGTACACGCCGCATAGCCTGCGACACTTCTTCGCCTCGACTGCCTTGGCTAACGGTGTTCCAATCCACGAGGTTTCGCGCTGGTTGGGCCACCGGTCGGTCAAGACCACGATCGACATCTACGGGAACTCTCAGGAATTGCATCAGGCGGGCGAGAAACTGTAG